The sequence ATCGCCCTGACAGGCCTGGCCACCACAGGCGCAGTGCAAGCGCAAAGCAGTGTCACCCTTTACGGCATGGTGGACGCGGGTGTTGAGTATGTGACCCATGTGGCGCCGGCCGGCGGCTCCCTCACGCGCATGCCTTCGAACACCGGCATCCTGCCCTCGCGCTTCGGGCTGCGCGGCAAGGAAGACCTGGGCGGCGGCCTGAGCGCGGTTTACACGCTTGAGATGGGTTTTGCGCCCGACACCGGCGCTTCGGGACAAGGCGGGCGGTTGTTCGGACGGCAATCGACGGTGGGCCTGAGCGGCGACTGGGGTGCGGTCACGCTGGGCCGCCAGTGGACCATGCTGTTCTGGTCGCTGCTTGATTCGGACCTCGTCGGCCCCAGCATCTATGGCCTGGGCTCGCTGGACAGCTACATCCCCAATTCGCGCATCGACAACTCGATCGCGTACAAGGGGAAATTCAGCGACTTCACCGTGGGCGCCACCTACAGCGCCGGTCGTGACACCGTCAATGCCGGCCCATCGCCTGCCGGAACCAATTGCCCGGGTGAAAACGGAGCGGACTCCAAAGCCTGCCGCGAGTGGTCGGCCCTGGTGAAGTACGACACCAAGACCTGGGGCGCCGCGCTGGCTTACGACGAAATGAATGGCCGCACGCCTGCCAGCGCGACCGATGTGGTGCTGCCTGCCGGCTTGACAAGCAGTTCGAAATCCGACTCCCGACTGATGGTGAACGGCTACGTGAACCTTGCCGCTTTGAAAATTGGCGGTGGCCTCATCCGCCGTAAAAACGAAGGTAGCGTGACGCGCCCCAAAAGCGACCTGTGGTACATCGGAGCGGCTTACCCGCTGACTTCGGCCTGGACGATTGACGGAACTGTCGCCAAGCTGAGCTACAAGAACTTCGATAACGCTGACTCCACGCTGCTGGCGGTGCGGTCCCTGTACAAGCTGTCCAAACGCACGACCCTGTACGCTCAAATCGGCACGATCCGCAACGACAGCCTGGTCAATGTTTCTGTCAGCGGCGGCGCACCGGGCAGCAACCCAGCCCTGGGTGGATCGCAGACCGGGACGATGGTGGGCATCAACCACACGTTCTAACGACATCCATCAGGAGACAAGACCATGACGACACGCCGCAACTTCAGCCGCGCCCTGGGTGGCGCGGCCGCCCTGGCCAGCCTGGGCCTGCCGTTTTCGGCCCGCGCCCAGGCGACGCCGGAATTCGCCAGAATCCTCGTCGGCTTTCCCGCTGGCGGCACCACGGATGCGCTCTCGCGCCGTATTGCCGACAAGCTGCGCGGCCAGTACGCGACCAACGTCATGGTCGAGAACAAGCCCGGCGCTGGCGGCCAGATCGCCATCACCGCGCTCAAGGACGGCCCGGCTGACGGCAGCACGCTGCTGCTCACGCCTTCGTCCATGCTGTCGATTTATCCGTTCACCTATCCCCGGCTGCCTTACCGGCTTGAGGACCTGGCGCCGGTGTCGGTGGCCTGTTTCTTCAGCCACGGCTTGGGCGTCGGCCCGGCCGTGCCCGCCACCGTGAAGAGCCTGAAGGATTTTCTGGCCTGGACCAAGGCCAACCCGGACAAGGCCAACTACGGCTCGCCGGCAGCGGGCTCGATGCCGCATCTGGTCGCCGCGCTACTGGGCAAGCTCACTGGCGCCGACCTCAAGCACATTCCCTACCGCGGCTCCGCGCCAGGGATTCAGGATTTGCTGGGCGGGCAGATATCGGCCATGTCGTCCCCCGTGGGCGATTTTTTGCCCTACCTCAAGACCGGAAAACTGCGCCTGCTGGCGGTATCGGGCAAAACGCGCAACCCGTTCGCCCCCGACGTGTCCACCTACCGCGAGCAGGGCTACCCGCTCACCATGCGCGAATGGTACGGTTTTTTCCTGCCGGGCAGGGCCAGCGCGCAGACGGTGCGCCGCGCCGCCGCCTACCTGCCGCCGGCACTGGGACAGCCCGACGTGATCAGCAGTCTGGCGCAGGTGGGCATGGAAGTGCAATCCTCCTCGCCCGAACAACTGGCCGACTGGCTCAAGGCCGACGCCGAGGAATGGCGCCGCCTGATCAAGCAAGTGGGCTTCACGGCCGAATCCTGATGCCTGCCTGGCCCGCCCACGATCCCTCCGAAGGACGGGCAAGTTTTACCTCCACCCCAGTCAGCGGGACAGCTTCGCTGCACTGACTCTCTAACCTGATTGCAAGCTCAGCCGCCATGAACACCTACCAACCTTCCGCCGCCGCCGCATCGTTCATGCTGTTCGATGTGCTGCGCGCCCAGGACACCCTGGGCCAGCTGCCCGCTCTGGCCGAATCGGCCGACACCGACCTGATGCGCCAAGTGCTGGAAGAGGCCGGCAAGTTCGTGGGCGAAGTGGTGGCGCCGCTGAACCGCGACGGCGACGAAATCGGCGCCCGCTTCAAGGACGGCGCCGTGACCATGCCGCCGGGGTTTCGGGCCGCCTACCAGGCCTTCTGGCAGGCAGGCTGGCCTGCTCTGTCCGGCGCGCCGGAAGACGGCGGCCAGGGCCTGCCGACTGTGCTGGAAATGGTGCTCTACGAATGGCTGAGCGCCGCCAACCATGGCTGGACCATGGCGCCCGGCCTGCTGCACGGCGCCTATGAATGCATCAAGCACCACGCGTCTGACGAACTCAAGGCACGCTACCTGGAAAAAGTGGCGAGTGGCGAATGGCTCGCGACCATGTGCCTGACCGAACCCCACGCCGGCAGCGACCTGGGCCTGGCCAGCACCCGGGCCGTGCCGCAGCCGGATGGCAGCTTCCAGATCAGCGGCACCAAGATCTTCATCTCGGGCGGCGAACATGACCTGAGCGACAACATCGTGCATCTGGTGCTGGCCCGCCTGCCTGACAGCCCGTCCGGCCCCAAGGGCCTGTCGCTGTTCCTGGTGCCCAAGTTCTACGAGGACGGCAGCCGCAGCGCGGTGTTCTGCGAGCGCATTGAAGAAAAGATGGGCCTGCACGGCAGTCCAACCTGCGTGATGCGCTTTGACCAAGCCACCGGCTGGCTGGTGGGCGAGCACGGCAAGGGACTGAACGCGATGTTCCTGATGATGAACGCGGCGCGCCTACATGTGGCCCTGCAGGGGGTCGGTCTGCTCGATGCCGCCTGGCAAAAGGCCGATGCCTATGCGCAGGAGCGCCGGCAGATGCGTGCGCCGGGTCCGCGCGACCCGTCGCAGGCCGCCGACCTGATCATCCGGCACCCGGCCGTGCAGCGCCTGCTCGACACCCAGCGCGCCTGGGTCGATGCCGGACGCTTGCTGGCCTACCAGACGGCCATTGAACTGGATGTGGCCAAACACCACCCGGACCCTGCGCGCCGCCAGCAGGCCGGCCAGTGGTGCGCGCTGGTCACCCCGGTGCTCAAGGCCAGCTGGACCGACCAGGCCTTTCACGGCAGCAGCGACTGCCTGCAGGTCTTTGGCGGCCATGGCTATGTGCGCGAGTGGGGGATTGAGCAGATCGTGCGCGACTCGCGCGTGGCCATGATTTATGAAGGCACCAACGAGATCCAGGCGCAAGACCTGCTGTTTCGCAAGGTGTTGAGCGACCAGGGCAGGGGCCTTGGTGCCGTGCTGAGTGGGCTGCAAGCCGATCTGCAGGGTGGCAACTCGGCATCGGCTCAACGCACGCAAGAAGGTTTTGCCCGCTTGCGTGATCTTCTGGCCGCCATCGAGTCCAGCGGCGGCGCTGCGCCGGAAAAGCTTTACTCCGTTGCCGGTGACTTTTTGCGCGCAACGACGATTGCCTTGATGGCCTGGGCCTGGAGCCGCCTGGAGGCGGCCGGTGCGCCTGGAAACGGTAGCCAGGCGTTCGTCCGCTGGGTATGGCCCGAACTGGCCATGCGCCACGGCATGGTCCTGGAAGCCCTCAAGGCATGAAGCGCCCCGGCTATGATGGCGGTTCCACCCTCATCCGGCCTTATTTGTCAGGCACCATGGCCGAAAAATCGATCACCCAAGCACTGCGCAACCCGACCCCTGTCCGCCAGCCAGCGCGGGCAGCGAAGGCGCCCGTTCAGGCCAGCGAGGCCGCAGATCGGATGGACACGTCCTTTCTGGAAACCCTGATCGGTTATAACGCCCGCCGCGCCGCGCTTGTGGTGATTGCAGAATTCTTGCCGCGAATGGCGCAATTCGGCCTGCGTCCGGTCGAGTTTTCGGTCCTCACGCTCATCGGCCACAACCCGGGAATCACTTCACGCCAGTTGTGCGCCACCCTGGACATCCTGCCGCCCAACCTGGTCGGCATGATCAAGCACCTGGAAAAGCTCGGCATGCTGGAAAAGCGCGATCACCCGACCGACCGCCGCGCGCAAGGCCTGCATCTGACCGAAACGGGCAAGGCCACGCTCCCATTGGCCGAGCAGACGGCCAGTGCGATTGAAATTGATGCCACCTCGCGCTTGAGCCAAGCCGAGCGCAAAACCCTGATAAGTCTGTTGCGCAAGGTCTATCTTCCGGCTGACTGAGTGGCAAGCTTGACAGCATGCTGGTGCTCATCATTCATTGTGCGGGTCTGGGAGGTGAATCGAAAGTCTGCAACGAAAGTTGCAGACTTTTTCGTTTTGGACGTTCCAGCATCAAGTGAAGGAACGGGCGGTGAATGCTATTCTGACCTCAGTATGAACAAAGCCTTCACCAAAGAAACCGACCCTGACGACGAGGACGACACGCCGGTCCCCAGCCAGTCTGTGAGCGGGAAAAATTACATCACGCCTCAAGGCTACAACCGTCTGCGGGTGGAATTGCTCGATCTGATTGACAGCGAACGGCCCAAAGTCGTGGATATCGTCCACTGGGCGGCCAGCAACGGCGACCGGTCAGAAAATGGCGACTACCTCTATGGAAAAAAACGACTCCGCGAGATTGACCGGCGCATCCGTTTTCTGACGAAAAGGCTGGAAATCGCTGAAATCAGCAATCCTTGCGTCCACCATGGCAATGACCAGGTGTTTTTTGGCGCCACGGTCACCTATGGCGATGACGAGGGGCTTGAACGGACCGTGACCATTTTGGGCGTTGATGAAGCGATCAGTGCAATGGGGCAGATCAGCTGGATTTCGCCGGTGGCCAGCGCACTTCTCAAGGCAAGGGTAGGCGATGAAGTCACCCTTGTCACGCCCCAGGGAACGCAACTCCTTGAAGTACTGAAAGTTGACTATCCCAAGGGCTGACACAGCGGCTGACTGAACCCGACCCCCAAAGCGGCTGCAGGCAAAATTCGGCCTTTCGGAAAACAGCGCGTCAAACCAAATGAAAAGCGTGAGCCATTCAAGCGCTTGCCTTGACCCGTTGAACCCGAAGCACCGCTTGCGTGCGCCTGACATTGCGCATCGCTGCAGCCAGGTGAATACGGTCGCGTACAGCCACGGTAAATCGCAGGTCGGTTGCACCGTTCGCAGGCTCATGCCCCATGTCCACATGGGTAATGTCAACTTCAGCACCGGCAAGGGCCGTTGCCACTTTTGCCAG comes from Polaromonas naphthalenivorans CJ2 and encodes:
- a CDS encoding acyl-CoA dehydrogenase family protein — encoded protein: MNTYQPSAAAASFMLFDVLRAQDTLGQLPALAESADTDLMRQVLEEAGKFVGEVVAPLNRDGDEIGARFKDGAVTMPPGFRAAYQAFWQAGWPALSGAPEDGGQGLPTVLEMVLYEWLSAANHGWTMAPGLLHGAYECIKHHASDELKARYLEKVASGEWLATMCLTEPHAGSDLGLASTRAVPQPDGSFQISGTKIFISGGEHDLSDNIVHLVLARLPDSPSGPKGLSLFLVPKFYEDGSRSAVFCERIEEKMGLHGSPTCVMRFDQATGWLVGEHGKGLNAMFLMMNAARLHVALQGVGLLDAAWQKADAYAQERRQMRAPGPRDPSQAADLIIRHPAVQRLLDTQRAWVDAGRLLAYQTAIELDVAKHHPDPARRQQAGQWCALVTPVLKASWTDQAFHGSSDCLQVFGGHGYVREWGIEQIVRDSRVAMIYEGTNEIQAQDLLFRKVLSDQGRGLGAVLSGLQADLQGGNSASAQRTQEGFARLRDLLAAIESSGGAAPEKLYSVAGDFLRATTIALMAWAWSRLEAAGAPGNGSQAFVRWVWPELAMRHGMVLEALKA
- the greB gene encoding transcription elongation factor GreB, which translates into the protein MNKAFTKETDPDDEDDTPVPSQSVSGKNYITPQGYNRLRVELLDLIDSERPKVVDIVHWAASNGDRSENGDYLYGKKRLREIDRRIRFLTKRLEIAEISNPCVHHGNDQVFFGATVTYGDDEGLERTVTILGVDEAISAMGQISWISPVASALLKARVGDEVTLVTPQGTQLLEVLKVDYPKG
- a CDS encoding porin, with product MKISTLIALTGLATTGAVQAQSSVTLYGMVDAGVEYVTHVAPAGGSLTRMPSNTGILPSRFGLRGKEDLGGGLSAVYTLEMGFAPDTGASGQGGRLFGRQSTVGLSGDWGAVTLGRQWTMLFWSLLDSDLVGPSIYGLGSLDSYIPNSRIDNSIAYKGKFSDFTVGATYSAGRDTVNAGPSPAGTNCPGENGADSKACREWSALVKYDTKTWGAALAYDEMNGRTPASATDVVLPAGLTSSSKSDSRLMVNGYVNLAALKIGGGLIRRKNEGSVTRPKSDLWYIGAAYPLTSAWTIDGTVAKLSYKNFDNADSTLLAVRSLYKLSKRTTLYAQIGTIRNDSLVNVSVSGGAPGSNPALGGSQTGTMVGINHTF
- a CDS encoding MarR family winged helix-turn-helix transcriptional regulator; this encodes MAEKSITQALRNPTPVRQPARAAKAPVQASEAADRMDTSFLETLIGYNARRAALVVIAEFLPRMAQFGLRPVEFSVLTLIGHNPGITSRQLCATLDILPPNLVGMIKHLEKLGMLEKRDHPTDRRAQGLHLTETGKATLPLAEQTASAIEIDATSRLSQAERKTLISLLRKVYLPAD
- a CDS encoding Bug family tripartite tricarboxylate transporter substrate binding protein; translated protein: MTTRRNFSRALGGAAALASLGLPFSARAQATPEFARILVGFPAGGTTDALSRRIADKLRGQYATNVMVENKPGAGGQIAITALKDGPADGSTLLLTPSSMLSIYPFTYPRLPYRLEDLAPVSVACFFSHGLGVGPAVPATVKSLKDFLAWTKANPDKANYGSPAAGSMPHLVAALLGKLTGADLKHIPYRGSAPGIQDLLGGQISAMSSPVGDFLPYLKTGKLRLLAVSGKTRNPFAPDVSTYREQGYPLTMREWYGFFLPGRASAQTVRRAAAYLPPALGQPDVISSLAQVGMEVQSSSPEQLADWLKADAEEWRRLIKQVGFTAES